In Oncorhynchus tshawytscha isolate Ot180627B linkage group LG23, Otsh_v2.0, whole genome shotgun sequence, the following proteins share a genomic window:
- the LOC112222636 gene encoding cannabinoid receptor 2-like — MDGWDKPVGAMMSKDNGSTPTSPLVNRSCADLKCYMVLFEAEKTAIGSICFLAGPFTFLENALVLGVIAATASLRQRPSYLFIGSLALADVFASCFFTTSFLDFHLFHRLDGPIAYLFKLGGVTMAFTGSVGSLLLTALDRYLCIHQASSYKVVLTRRRALLALLALWSATILISFLPLMGWRCPTGLSPPCSRLFPYIDHRYLACWVSFILVLLSLILSAYALILWRANRHEASMTGLQGAPTGGQARMRLDIRLARTLGLILLIMVGCWLPTLSFMLADISVQLTHTQQRAFAFCSTMCLVNSAVNPLLYALRCRELRVALMRLLGGLSEGLGCCQRHVGGDSTTTLPLGEGNSCSAHSESEAPRLVSCRPNTVSEMVGKQQLDMTGK, encoded by the exons atggatggatgggacaAACCTGTAGGGGCCATGATGTCCAAAGACAATGGCAGCACCCCCACATCACCTCTGG TCAACCGGTCCTGTGCGGACCTGAAGTGCTATATGGTTCTGTTCGAGGCGGAGAAGACAGCCATCGGCTCCATCTGTTTCCTGGCCGGACCCTTCACTTTCCTGGAGAATGCTTTGGTCCTGGGTGTGATCGCCGCCACAGCCTCCCTGCGCCAGCGCCCCTCCTACCTCTTCATCGGCAGCCTGGCCCTGGCCGACGTCTTTGCCAGCTGCTTCTTCACCACCAGCTTCCTGGACTTCCACCTGTTCCACCGCCTTGATGGCCCCATCGCCTACCTCTTCAAGCTGGGCGGGGTGACGATGGCTTTCACCGGCTCGGTGGGAAGTCTTCTGCTGACTGCTCTGGACCGCTATCTGTGTATACATCAGGCGTCGAGTTATAAAGTGGTGTTGACGCGCCGCAGGGCCCTGTTGGCTCTCCTTGCCCTGTGGAGCGCCACCATCCtcatctctttcctccctctgaTGGGCTGGAGGTGCCCCACAGGGCTCAGCCCGCCATGCTCGCGCCTCTTCCCATACATCGACCACCGCTACCTGGCCTGCTGGGTCAGCTTCATCCTGGTGCTGCTGTCACTCATCCTGAGCGCCTACGCCCTGATCCTGTGGAGGGCCAATCGGCATGAGGCGTCCATGACGGGCCTCCAGGGGGCGCCTACCGGTGGTCAGGCCCGCATGCGGCTGGACATCCGATTGGCACGTACCCTGGGCCTGATTCTACTCATAATGGTGGGCTGTTGGCTGCCGACCCTCTCCTTCATGCTGGCAGACATCTCGGTGCAGCTCACACACACCCAGCAGAGGGCCTTTGCTTTCTGCAGCACCATGTGCCTGGTCAACTCAGCCGTCAACCCACTGCTGTATGCCCTGCGCTGCCGGGAGCTGAGGGTGGCACTGATGCGGCTGTTGGGGGGCCTGAGTGAGGGGCTGGGGTGCTGCCAGAGGCACGTAGGGGGAGACTCGACCACTACCCTTCCCTTAGGCGAGGGCAACAGCTGTAGCGCGCACTCCGAGAGTGAGGCGCCCAGACTCGTTAGCTGCCGACCGAACACAGTCTCAGAAATGGTTGGCAAGCAGCAGCTGGACATGACTGGAAAATGA